From the Geoalkalibacter sp. genome, the window ATTGATGATGCGTTGTTGGAAAAAGCGTCGAGTTTGACCGGGATCACGGAAAAAACTTCCCTGGTCAGGCTTGGCTTGCAGGCACTGATTGCCAGGGAAAGTGCCAAGAGGCTTGCGGCGCTGGGCGGTACGGAAAAAGAGCTGCGCGGAGTTTCTCGCCGTCGTTCGGAGAGCGACTGACATGGTTCTGGTGGATACGTCCGTCTGGATAGAGCATTTTCGTTCCGGCGCCGTCGGTCTCGACAGATTTCTTCAGGATGGAAGGGTTCTCTGCCATCCGTTCGTCATCGGGGAGTTGGCTTGCGGCAACCTGAAAAATAGGCAGGTGATTCTTTCCCTTCTCAAAGAACTGCCCCTTGCTGTTTGCGCCGCAGATGACGAGGTCTTGCAATATATCGAGGCCCATCGGCTCATGGGCAAAGGGTTGGGATATGTGGATATGCATCTGGTTCTGTCCGCCAACCTGAGCGGGGTACCTCTCTGGACGCTGGATCAAAGGTTGAACGCGATCGCCGGCAATCCGCAAGATCAAACTTAAGGCATATGATTTCACACCCTCCGACCCACGCCCAGACCCA encodes:
- a CDS encoding type II toxin-antitoxin system VapB family antitoxin — encoded protein: IDDALLEKASSLTGITEKTSLVRLGLQALIARESAKRLAALGGTEKELRGVSRRRSESD
- a CDS encoding type II toxin-antitoxin system VapC family toxin; this translates as MVLVDTSVWIEHFRSGAVGLDRFLQDGRVLCHPFVIGELACGNLKNRQVILSLLKELPLAVCAADDEVLQYIEAHRLMGKGLGYVDMHLVLSANLSGVPLWTLDQRLNAIAGNPQDQT